Proteins from one Pseudobdellovibrionaceae bacterium genomic window:
- a CDS encoding 2Fe-2S iron-sulfur cluster binding domain-containing protein: MPRIRLLKNPDKIIEVPAGTNLMTALIDAGQPVASSCDGEGVCAKCRMQVHEGMENLNRPNELEEFLAERYELKKGVRISCQCEVQGDVTVHATYW, translated from the coding sequence ATGCCGAGAATCCGCCTGCTGAAAAATCCCGACAAAATCATCGAGGTCCCCGCGGGGACCAATCTCATGACCGCATTGATTGACGCCGGGCAACCGGTGGCCTCCAGCTGCGACGGTGAGGGCGTCTGCGCGAAGTGCCGCATGCAAGTGCATGAGGGCATGGAGAATCTGAATCGTCCCAACGAGCTCGAGGAGTTCCTGGCGGAGCGTTACGAGCTCAAAAAGGGAGTCCGCATCAGTTGCCAATGCGAAGTGCAGGGCGACGTCACGGTTCACGCCACCTATTGGTAA
- a CDS encoding tRNA (guanine-N7)-methyltransferase — protein MDLNSRDAELADVFEVADGNEFRRPQIVKVSQLRHHNQYTIALENEYRDYAFNEERAPLNQGQWRSQIFKIAADAPVDLEIGTGNGVNFRNRCQKEPKRSLVGLELKFKPLIQTIRGARRLGLENGRICRAHAFNIDTIFAEGELNHIFMHFPDPWTTPRKPKNRMVNERMVKVYEKLQRPGSEFELKTDSEEYFRWAVKHFEESPYELLQYSEDWHKDPASTGLVRTQFENLFARQGLPIYYARWKRP, from the coding sequence ATGGATTTGAACAGCCGGGATGCGGAATTGGCGGACGTTTTTGAGGTCGCAGATGGGAACGAGTTTCGTCGGCCCCAGATCGTGAAGGTCAGTCAGCTGCGCCATCACAATCAGTATACGATCGCGCTCGAAAACGAGTACCGCGACTATGCGTTCAATGAAGAGCGTGCGCCGTTGAATCAAGGCCAATGGCGTTCGCAGATTTTCAAGATCGCGGCGGACGCGCCTGTCGATTTGGAGATCGGCACCGGCAATGGCGTCAACTTTCGCAACCGTTGTCAGAAAGAGCCGAAGCGTTCGCTCGTTGGCCTGGAGCTGAAATTCAAGCCGCTGATTCAAACCATCCGTGGCGCGCGTCGCCTGGGGCTAGAGAACGGCCGCATCTGCCGCGCCCATGCGTTCAACATCGACACCATTTTCGCCGAGGGCGAGCTCAATCACATTTTCATGCACTTCCCGGATCCGTGGACGACTCCGCGCAAACCGAAAAACCGCATGGTCAACGAGCGCATGGTGAAGGTGTACGAAAAGCTCCAGCGCCCGGGTTCGGAGTTCGAGCTGAAAACCGACAGCGAAGAGTATTTCCGCTGGGCCGTGAAGCATTTCGAAGAGTCGCCTTACGAGCTTCTGCAATACTCGGAGGACTGGCACAAAGATCCGGCTTCGACTGGACTCGTGCGCACGCAGTTCGAAAATCTCTTCGCGCGCCAAGGGCTTCCGATCTACTATGCGAGATGGAAGCGCCCCTAA
- a CDS encoding PQQ-dependent sugar dehydrogenase, with translation MTYTSLRLVFALALVLSSCSHAPVLHGPVQNYVGAEDRAEDWMSGDDYAFYVRRSQRSPSNKKVYKYKTTGTCGGFPRIDVKTAPGFCVGLVFDGGQGTFKKSRWAAPLAKNKVLIVDMGGWARNNGRIYVLDFGVKPAKLSVMLEPKQFPAGQAARGILDEPNQILKHTDGKFYVGGATGVYRFDPTASRPEKTVEVLIRDLPATGLHPLKSFTFDESNGFYVNVGSASNVCQNFTKYGDTNAQKNPRNWQRKQFANCPEVENMEIGQGQVRRYEVLADGRLSSNFTVFAKGLRNSIGLLWDPYRKVILQTENGRDAIGKFAPNLVTADLPHEEINVLQAGRHYGWPYCYDNNQTSPEWTNVDCAQFTKPQAFLPPHSAPLGAILHSGNNWPAWYKGRLLVALHGYEKKGHRIVAMKRDDQGLPTGIPQSLVYGWDQKGEQGVGKPTSMLELEDGSVLIVEDDDQNKILKLVYDPTQGDGQPVQEVDQAVAATDDEMESEEVLKKRLDDKLRGGNPPVFLQFQVKVIDKYCAECHQAAGSPGVRLIKYDDDGNALRIKQSGKAKELLEIIKGNPDFIPMPPQGWDTPAEQAEAVKLLEAWISGK, from the coding sequence ATGACATATACCTCCTTGCGTCTGGTGTTCGCCCTCGCTTTGGTTCTTTCCTCGTGTTCGCATGCGCCCGTGCTTCACGGTCCGGTTCAGAATTACGTCGGTGCGGAAGACCGCGCCGAGGACTGGATGAGCGGCGACGACTACGCGTTTTACGTGCGGCGCTCGCAGCGTTCGCCCTCGAATAAGAAAGTCTACAAATACAAGACGACCGGCACCTGCGGCGGCTTCCCGCGGATCGACGTGAAGACCGCGCCGGGATTTTGCGTGGGCTTGGTGTTCGACGGTGGACAAGGGACCTTCAAGAAATCGCGCTGGGCCGCGCCCCTTGCGAAGAACAAAGTGCTCATCGTCGACATGGGCGGTTGGGCGCGCAACAACGGCCGCATCTACGTCCTCGACTTCGGCGTGAAGCCGGCGAAACTTTCGGTGATGCTTGAGCCGAAGCAGTTCCCGGCGGGCCAAGCGGCGCGCGGCATCTTGGATGAGCCGAACCAGATCTTGAAACACACCGACGGTAAGTTCTACGTCGGCGGGGCGACGGGCGTTTACCGTTTCGATCCGACGGCCTCGCGTCCGGAAAAAACGGTGGAGGTCTTGATCCGCGATCTGCCCGCGACGGGGCTGCATCCGCTGAAGTCCTTCACCTTCGATGAATCCAACGGCTTTTACGTTAACGTTGGGTCGGCGTCGAACGTCTGCCAGAACTTCACGAAGTACGGCGATACGAACGCGCAGAAGAATCCGCGCAACTGGCAACGCAAGCAGTTCGCGAACTGCCCCGAAGTCGAAAACATGGAGATCGGCCAAGGCCAAGTGCGCCGCTACGAAGTGCTCGCCGACGGTCGCTTGAGTTCGAACTTCACGGTCTTCGCGAAGGGGCTGCGTAACTCCATCGGGCTGTTGTGGGATCCTTACCGCAAAGTGATCCTGCAAACCGAAAACGGCCGCGACGCCATCGGCAAATTCGCGCCGAACCTCGTGACCGCGGATCTGCCCCATGAAGAGATCAACGTGCTGCAAGCGGGCCGTCACTACGGCTGGCCCTACTGTTACGACAACAATCAGACGAGCCCCGAGTGGACGAACGTGGACTGCGCGCAGTTCACGAAGCCGCAAGCTTTCCTGCCGCCGCACTCGGCGCCGTTGGGCGCGATCCTGCACTCGGGCAACAACTGGCCCGCGTGGTACAAGGGACGCCTGCTCGTCGCGCTTCACGGCTACGAGAAAAAAGGTCACCGCATCGTCGCGATGAAACGCGACGATCAGGGGCTCCCCACCGGCATTCCGCAAAGTCTGGTCTACGGTTGGGATCAGAAAGGAGAGCAGGGAGTCGGTAAGCCCACCTCCATGCTCGAACTTGAGGACGGAAGCGTCTTGATCGTTGAGGACGACGATCAGAACAAGATCTTGAAACTGGTCTATGATCCTACGCAAGGCGATGGGCAGCCCGTGCAGGAAGTCGATCAGGCCGTGGCCGCGACCGACGACGAGATGGAAAGCGAAGAGGTTCTGAAAAAACGTCTGGACGATAAACTGCGCGGTGGCAATCCACCCGTGTTCTTGCAATTCCAGGTGAAGGTCATCGACAAGTACTGCGCCGAATGCCACCAAGCCGCGGGTTCGCCGGGCGTGCGTTTGATCAAGTACGACGATGACGGAAACGCGCTGCGGATCAAACAGTCCGGCAAAGCGAAAGAGCTTCTCGAGATCATCAAGGGCAATCCCGACTTCATTCCCATGCCGCCGCAGGGCTGGGACACCCCGGCCGAGCAGGCCGAGGCGGTGAAGCTCCTCGAAGCGTGGATCTCAGGAAAGTAG
- the aroC gene encoding chorismate synthase, producing MGANSFGHLFRITTFGESHGTALGAIIDGCPAGVNFDEDLLRRELARRRPGFWEGEASAPVSARQEADLPEVLSGVFEGRTLGTPIAIQVRNQDARSQDYAALKDNPRAGHADDTWAVKFGHRDHRGGGRSSGRETVARVMGGAVAKMLLQQIAPALRIRAYAEALGPHRLTDSEKLAFLKGTDAADRYAVRFPSPRAPTVVEDLKRIQAAHDSWGGIAEIVIQGAPAGLGQPVFHKLKSDLAMAMMSVGATSGFELGEGLHDAAQTGKSFHQDAASANYGGIRGGISTGDEIRFRVHFKPTSSILDVAKQGRHDPCIVIRALPVLESMTALVLADHALWSRLDRP from the coding sequence ATGGGCGCGAATAGTTTCGGACATCTTTTTCGGATCACCACTTTCGGCGAAAGCCACGGAACCGCGCTGGGTGCGATCATCGACGGCTGCCCCGCGGGAGTGAACTTCGACGAAGATCTTTTGCGTCGCGAGCTCGCCCGCCGTCGTCCCGGGTTTTGGGAGGGCGAAGCCTCGGCCCCGGTCAGCGCGCGCCAAGAGGCGGATCTTCCCGAAGTGCTGAGCGGCGTCTTCGAGGGCCGCACGTTGGGAACGCCCATCGCCATTCAGGTCCGCAATCAAGACGCGCGTTCGCAGGACTACGCCGCGCTGAAGGACAATCCGCGCGCGGGTCACGCCGACGACACATGGGCCGTGAAGTTCGGCCACCGCGATCATCGCGGGGGCGGGCGCTCCTCCGGGCGCGAGACCGTCGCGCGCGTGATGGGCGGCGCGGTCGCGAAGATGCTCCTGCAGCAGATCGCACCCGCGTTGCGGATTCGCGCTTACGCAGAGGCCCTCGGCCCGCACCGTTTGACCGACTCCGAAAAGTTGGCGTTCCTGAAAGGGACAGACGCGGCCGATCGCTACGCCGTCCGTTTTCCGAGTCCGCGCGCGCCGACGGTGGTCGAGGATCTCAAGCGCATCCAGGCCGCGCACGACAGTTGGGGCGGCATCGCCGAGATCGTGATTCAAGGCGCGCCGGCGGGTCTGGGGCAACCGGTCTTCCATAAACTCAAATCGGATCTGGCCATGGCGATGATGAGCGTGGGCGCGACCAGCGGTTTCGAACTGGGTGAGGGCCTGCACGACGCCGCCCAAACCGGAAAAAGCTTCCACCAAGACGCCGCGTCCGCGAACTACGGCGGCATCCGCGGCGGAATCTCCACGGGCGATGAAATCCGCTTCCGCGTCCACTTCAAACCCACTTCCTCGATTCTGGACGTCGCCAAGCAGGGCCGCCACGACCCCTGCATCGTGATCCGCGCCCTTCCGGTCCTGGAGTCCATGACCGCGCTGGTCCTGGCCGACCACGCCCTGTGGTCCCGCCTCGACCGCCCCTAG
- a CDS encoding PilZ domain-containing protein — translation MPMNSYSARKARISDDQTTTKTESSVTVHAPEERTEITEITIRVRPASPPHAANLNEFDVSQLRAEASEAVRVEALVKDFVDSAGPRRRIAPRYAKELSVVVYCKNRSFRTSTLNISVGGAKFRDALPTEFQYGKIEILFIDEDSQQKQYMMFKGEAVTNSGPSDRVKFVSAAQNVQDALYELLKTLDPKLIVA, via the coding sequence ATGCCAATGAATTCGTATTCGGCGCGCAAAGCCCGAATTTCCGATGATCAGACGACAACCAAAACGGAGTCGTCCGTGACCGTCCACGCGCCGGAAGAGCGCACCGAAATCACCGAGATTACGATTCGCGTGCGTCCCGCGTCGCCTCCCCATGCCGCAAACCTCAATGAGTTCGATGTCAGCCAATTGCGCGCCGAGGCTTCCGAGGCCGTGCGCGTCGAGGCTTTGGTCAAGGACTTCGTCGACTCGGCGGGACCGCGCCGACGGATCGCTCCTCGTTACGCGAAAGAGCTGAGCGTCGTCGTTTACTGCAAAAATCGCAGCTTCCGCACCAGCACGCTGAACATCAGCGTGGGCGGCGCGAAATTCCGCGACGCGCTTCCGACGGAATTTCAATACGGTAAAATCGAGATCCTCTTCATCGACGAGGATTCGCAGCAGAAGCAGTACATGATGTTTAAAGGTGAAGCCGTCACGAACTCGGGTCCCAGTGACCGCGTGAAATTCGTCAGCGCCGCGCAGAACGTGCAAGACGCGCTTTATGAGCTGCTGAAAACTCTCGATCCGAAACTGATTGTGGCTTAA
- a CDS encoding alpha/beta fold hydrolase, with protein sequence MPASPRFPDLPSGWKETTEQLEPLKTFVRFWTKEPRTENPRVLFLVHGWGEHSDRYRHWPHYLQNEIDMIVISDLYGHGQSPGAKGSCRTSEDWLGGVELSFKTMESRLKSEGRRATISVLGHSFGGLVTLELARQERWHSARELFLSAPLLGLVHEPPAWKTFLGRMIEPFAPQLPLANDIDAAVVSHDPEVVAHYTADPLNHGLITPRAYQQMTEMIARQVGASSPLKWPVTLLSPLADPLVSEPIAAKWFQRLDAGKGAPKQRVTFTGFRHESFNELEKERAFTELASRLGR encoded by the coding sequence ATGCCCGCAAGTCCCCGCTTCCCCGATTTGCCTTCCGGTTGGAAGGAAACCACCGAACAGCTTGAGCCCCTGAAAACCTTCGTGCGTTTTTGGACGAAAGAGCCGCGCACGGAAAACCCGCGCGTTTTGTTTTTGGTTCACGGCTGGGGGGAACACTCCGATCGTTACCGGCACTGGCCGCACTATCTGCAAAACGAAATCGACATGATCGTCATCAGCGATCTGTACGGGCACGGTCAGTCCCCCGGCGCGAAAGGTTCTTGTCGCACGAGCGAGGACTGGCTCGGCGGCGTGGAGCTGTCATTCAAGACCATGGAGTCGCGCCTGAAATCGGAAGGCCGTCGCGCGACGATCAGCGTGCTCGGACACAGCTTCGGTGGCCTGGTGACTTTGGAACTCGCGCGGCAAGAGCGCTGGCATTCGGCGCGCGAACTCTTTTTGTCGGCGCCGCTGCTGGGCTTGGTGCATGAGCCCCCCGCCTGGAAGACATTCCTGGGCCGTATGATCGAACCCTTCGCCCCGCAACTGCCGCTGGCGAACGACATCGACGCCGCGGTTGTCTCCCATGATCCCGAGGTCGTCGCGCACTACACCGCCGACCCTCTGAACCACGGGCTCATCACCCCGCGCGCGTACCAGCAGATGACCGAGATGATCGCACGCCAAGTCGGCGCGTCCTCGCCGCTGAAGTGGCCGGTGACTTTGCTGTCCCCGCTGGCCGACCCTTTGGTGAGTGAACCCATCGCCGCGAAATGGTTCCAACGTTTGGACGCGGGCAAGGGCGCGCCGAAACAGCGCGTGACCTTCACCGGTTTCCGCCACGAGTCCTTCAACGAACTCGAAAAGGAACGCGCCTTCACCGAGCTCGCCTCGCGCCTCGGGAGGTAG
- a CDS encoding response regulator transcription factor yields the protein MAKKKINTADLVSKIEKITRSRMLSSPVVELDSFRDLKKKAEPKVILVIEDDETMRKSLKRIFDADGYVVKLAADGPELSVALDDVPPDLILMDVGLPWMNGFELAQLLKDHRDLKSIPLVFVSGKTSDEDMKQAFDIGADDYIKKPFDIDKLRKTVATLLKVNQQG from the coding sequence ATGGCGAAGAAAAAGATCAACACCGCGGACCTGGTCAGCAAGATCGAAAAAATCACGCGCTCGCGCATGCTCTCCAGCCCCGTCGTTGAACTTGATTCGTTCCGCGATCTGAAAAAGAAGGCCGAACCTAAAGTCATTCTCGTCATTGAAGACGACGAGACCATGCGCAAATCCCTGAAACGGATCTTCGATGCCGACGGTTACGTCGTAAAGCTCGCGGCCGACGGCCCCGAGCTTTCGGTGGCGCTCGATGACGTCCCTCCGGATCTGATTTTGATGGACGTGGGATTGCCGTGGATGAACGGCTTTGAGCTCGCGCAGCTCTTGAAAGACCACCGGGACCTGAAGTCGATCCCGCTCGTGTTCGTGTCGGGGAAAACGTCCGATGAAGATATGAAGCAAGCCTTCGATATCGGCGCCGATGATTACATCAAGAAGCCCTTCGACATCGACAAGCTACGCAAGACCGTGGCGACCTTGTTGAAGGTCAACCAGCAGGGCTAA
- the trxB gene encoding thioredoxin-disulfide reductase: MADATSNAADKVENVIIIGSGPAGLTAAVYTARARLNPLMIEGEEAGGQLMTTTEVENYPGFEHGVTGPALIEVMRKQAERFGTRFMTRNVTAVDFSQRPFKVTAGKHTYFTKSIIISTGAKAKYLGLESERKYMNRGVSACATCDGAFFKDVEVAVVGGGDTAMEEANFLTRFAKTVHLLHRRDTFRASKIMAERTFANPQIKIHYNTEVTEVKGDDRGVNGLVLRDTANGTQREMPVQGLFLAIGHKPSTDLFKDVIELDEVGYIKTKPGSSYTNIPGVFAAGDVQDSVYRQAITAAGTGCMAAIDVERWLEANH; the protein is encoded by the coding sequence ATGGCAGACGCGACTTCGAACGCAGCGGACAAAGTTGAAAACGTAATCATCATCGGCTCGGGCCCGGCGGGATTGACCGCGGCGGTCTACACGGCGCGAGCGCGTCTGAATCCGCTGATGATCGAAGGCGAAGAGGCGGGCGGCCAGTTGATGACCACCACGGAGGTCGAAAATTATCCCGGCTTCGAACACGGCGTGACCGGTCCGGCGCTCATCGAGGTCATGCGTAAGCAGGCCGAGCGTTTCGGCACCCGCTTCATGACCCGCAACGTGACCGCGGTCGATTTCTCGCAGCGTCCGTTCAAAGTGACGGCGGGGAAACACACCTACTTCACGAAGAGCATCATCATCTCGACGGGCGCGAAGGCGAAATACCTGGGCCTCGAGTCCGAGCGCAAATACATGAACCGCGGCGTTTCGGCCTGTGCGACCTGCGACGGCGCGTTTTTCAAAGACGTGGAGGTCGCGGTTGTCGGCGGCGGCGATACGGCGATGGAGGAAGCAAACTTCCTGACTCGCTTTGCGAAGACCGTACATCTGCTGCACCGTCGCGATACCTTCCGCGCATCGAAGATCATGGCCGAGCGTACGTTCGCGAATCCGCAGATCAAGATTCACTACAATACCGAAGTCACCGAAGTGAAGGGTGACGATCGTGGCGTGAATGGTCTGGTCCTGCGTGACACCGCGAACGGCACCCAGCGGGAAATGCCGGTCCAAGGTCTGTTCTTGGCCATTGGTCATAAACCCTCGACCGATCTGTTTAAAGACGTGATCGAGCTGGATGAAGTCGGGTACATTAAGACGAAACCCGGAAGCTCCTACACGAATATTCCCGGGGTTTTCGCGGCGGGCGACGTTCAAGACAGCGTGTACCGTCAGGCGATTACCGCGGCGGGAACCGGCTGTATGGCGGCGATCGACGTGGAACGTTGGCTGGAGGCCAATCATTAA
- a CDS encoding diguanylate cyclase — protein MQEAVRKVRRILVVDNDPDSLEIISEALSWEGFAVQRTPSGKEALELIQNWEPDLIVLERNMPQMNGLEVIRDLRRKLSYVSIIFMSGDASSEAVIEGLDAGADDYVAKPFDPLELLARVRAQIRNKDLHDQLRSANERLKELVDTDDLTGLFNMRSLFQRLEVELERGRRYNRQVAVVMLDMDHFKSVNDGHDHLFGSFVLSEVGAIIRQSIRSLDIGARYGGDEFLIVLTETDAEGTSKFCERLRKTIAKHHFVSGPDSMYRTASLGFAITHPGQAGVDPRSLVRAADMALYQAKHAGRNCVRQMPFEAPAESTTTSGRKAG, from the coding sequence ATGCAGGAAGCGGTTCGCAAGGTACGTCGGATTCTGGTCGTCGATAACGACCCCGATAGCCTTGAAATTATCTCGGAGGCACTCAGTTGGGAAGGCTTTGCCGTCCAACGCACACCTTCGGGCAAAGAGGCCCTCGAGCTCATTCAAAATTGGGAGCCGGATCTCATCGTTCTCGAGCGCAACATGCCGCAGATGAACGGGCTTGAGGTCATTCGCGATCTGCGCCGCAAACTCAGCTACGTTTCGATCATCTTCATGTCGGGCGACGCTTCGAGCGAGGCGGTCATCGAGGGTTTGGATGCGGGCGCCGACGACTACGTGGCGAAACCTTTCGATCCTTTGGAGCTGCTCGCGCGCGTGCGGGCGCAGATTCGGAACAAGGATCTGCACGATCAACTCCGCTCGGCGAATGAGCGTCTGAAAGAGCTCGTCGATACCGACGATCTGACCGGACTTTTCAATATGCGCTCACTCTTTCAGCGCCTGGAAGTTGAGCTTGAGCGCGGTCGTCGTTACAACCGCCAAGTCGCGGTCGTGATGCTCGATATGGATCATTTCAAATCCGTGAACGATGGCCACGATCATCTGTTCGGTTCGTTCGTTTTGAGCGAAGTCGGCGCGATCATTCGTCAGTCGATCCGCTCTTTGGATATCGGTGCCCGCTACGGCGGCGACGAATTCCTGATCGTGTTGACCGAAACCGACGCCGAAGGAACCAGTAAATTTTGCGAACGTCTGCGCAAAACCATCGCGAAACACCACTTCGTCAGCGGCCCGGACTCCATGTACCGCACGGCCAGCCTGGGCTTCGCGATCACCCACCCGGGCCAAGCCGGCGTGGACCCCCGCTCCCTCGTCCGCGCCGCCGATATGGCGCTCTACCAAGCCAAACACGCGGGCCGCAACTGCGTCCGCCAAATGCCCTTCGAGGCCCCCGCCGAATCCACCACCACCTCCGGCCGCAAAGCCGGATAG
- a CDS encoding 3-phosphoshikimate 1-carboxyvinyltransferase: MTRFQFRGDVPASKSFYNRAMIARSFFPELELKGTSDCDDVRVMQKAVACMWAGETRIPCGEAGTVFRFMAFRVSRQKGDFLLTGSPRLLARPQKEILRILPQLGAKVESRPEGLWIRSAGWLPPRERLRIRADESSQFVSGLLLSAWNLPFNLEFEIEGARVSNAYWEMTQRFLARIGLKVELRDGVHRVAGAQVPQLTVVSVEPDFSSAFPLAVAGSLWGETRLDGMGGASLQPDAIFPSLLESCGAAVVREGADLIFRAQGPLKGRTHHLLETPDLFPVLAVAAAFSEGESFLGGAPHLVAKESDRLAKTRELLSLARIPCSVEGSGLRVQGQGPSCVPATFSFNPDQDHRMAMAAGLLKLKNQRIEIQTPDVVGKSYPGFWRDLGTGAGLRLP; this comes from the coding sequence ATGACGCGCTTTCAGTTTCGCGGGGATGTTCCGGCCTCGAAATCTTTCTACAATCGCGCGATGATCGCGCGCAGCTTTTTCCCCGAATTGGAATTGAAAGGGACCTCCGATTGCGATGATGTCCGCGTAATGCAAAAGGCGGTGGCCTGCATGTGGGCGGGGGAAACGCGTATCCCTTGCGGTGAAGCGGGAACCGTCTTTCGCTTCATGGCGTTTCGGGTCAGTCGGCAGAAGGGCGATTTTCTACTGACGGGAAGCCCGCGCCTCTTGGCCCGTCCGCAAAAAGAGATTTTGCGCATTCTTCCCCAGTTGGGCGCGAAGGTGGAAAGTCGTCCCGAGGGTTTATGGATTCGCAGCGCCGGATGGCTTCCGCCACGTGAGCGCTTACGTATTCGTGCGGATGAGTCCAGTCAGTTCGTTTCGGGTCTTTTACTGTCCGCTTGGAATCTGCCATTCAATCTGGAGTTCGAAATCGAGGGCGCACGCGTTTCGAACGCCTACTGGGAAATGACTCAACGGTTCTTGGCCCGGATCGGTTTGAAGGTCGAACTGCGGGACGGCGTTCACCGCGTCGCGGGCGCGCAGGTGCCCCAACTGACTGTCGTGTCCGTTGAGCCTGATTTTAGCTCGGCGTTTCCGCTCGCCGTTGCGGGAAGTCTTTGGGGCGAGACCCGTTTGGATGGAATGGGCGGGGCTAGCCTGCAACCGGATGCGATCTTTCCCTCATTACTTGAGAGCTGCGGTGCTGCGGTCGTGCGTGAGGGCGCGGATTTGATTTTCCGCGCGCAGGGTCCCCTTAAGGGACGTACTCATCATTTGCTCGAGACGCCGGATCTTTTTCCGGTTCTCGCGGTGGCGGCGGCTTTCTCTGAGGGGGAAAGTTTTCTTGGCGGGGCCCCCCATCTGGTTGCGAAAGAGTCCGACCGGCTGGCGAAAACGCGGGAGCTTTTGTCCTTAGCGCGGATCCCCTGCTCTGTGGAGGGCAGTGGTCTACGTGTGCAGGGGCAAGGTCCGAGTTGTGTCCCGGCGACCTTCAGCTTCAATCCGGATCAGGATCACCGCATGGCGATGGCGGCGGGGCTTTTGAAACTGAAGAATCAACGTATCGAAATTCAAACTCCCGACGTGGTTGGAAAAAGTTATCCCGGCTTTTGGCGCGACCTCGGCACGGGCGCGGGTCTGAGGCTTCCTTGA
- a CDS encoding DUF2817 domain-containing protein: MAVAALAETKNAAPVDAQSVPVVTAPTGTAAKAVPRGVSDLPKYCFDTLKAFPGKFDAKLLKAACAKVEVFDQCFSAKGDPIYHYNRAGNHKSNQKILVFSLIHGDETPAGAVGRFWMERLDGIDPRNSWRVVPILNPDGVALKTRTNANKVDVNRNFPTKDWTEKARDYWVKQQKSNPRRFPGDEAASEPETLCALKHIEDFKPDFVVSIHTPLKVLDYDGPKVKPPKFDYLPWRSLGHYPGSLGRYLWFERETPVLTMELREDLPKTTGPFTQLQDIIGLLVSLEETKEKPKRVSDQ, from the coding sequence ATGGCCGTCGCGGCCTTGGCCGAGACGAAGAACGCCGCGCCGGTGGATGCGCAAAGCGTTCCGGTCGTCACGGCGCCGACGGGCACGGCCGCGAAGGCGGTTCCGCGTGGCGTGAGCGATTTGCCGAAGTACTGCTTCGACACGCTGAAAGCTTTCCCCGGAAAATTCGACGCGAAACTTTTGAAGGCGGCGTGCGCAAAAGTGGAAGTCTTCGACCAATGCTTCAGCGCGAAGGGTGATCCGATTTACCACTACAACCGCGCCGGCAATCACAAATCGAATCAAAAAATTCTGGTGTTCTCGCTGATTCACGGTGACGAAACACCCGCCGGTGCGGTCGGCCGCTTTTGGATGGAGCGCTTGGATGGCATTGATCCCCGCAACTCGTGGCGGGTCGTCCCGATCTTGAATCCTGACGGGGTCGCGCTGAAGACGCGTACGAACGCGAACAAAGTCGACGTGAACCGCAACTTCCCCACGAAGGATTGGACCGAGAAGGCCCGGGACTACTGGGTGAAACAGCAAAAGTCGAATCCACGCCGTTTCCCCGGTGATGAGGCGGCCAGTGAGCCCGAAACTTTGTGCGCCCTGAAACACATCGAGGATTTCAAACCCGATTTCGTGGTTTCGATTCACACGCCGTTGAAGGTCCTCGATTACGACGGCCCGAAAGTGAAACCGCCGAAGTTCGACTACCTGCCCTGGAGGTCTTTGGGGCATTACCCCGGGTCCTTGGGGCGCTATTTGTGGTTCGAGCGCGAGACCCCGGTCCTGACGATGGAGCTTCGCGAAGACCTGCCCAAAACGACCGGACCTTTTACCCAACTGCAAGACATCATCGGTTTACTTGTGAGTTTGGAAGAAACGAAAGAGAAACCCAAGCGCGTGAGCGATCAATAG
- the ung gene encoding uracil-DNA glycosylase, with protein sequence MAGIEEGKGVGDAGPAVKLEESWRKRLQPEFEADYMKSLREFLRAELQKGKRIFPRGDQYFAALNRTPFEKVRVVILGQDPYHGAGQAHGLCFSVPAGVRLPPSLQNIFKELNDDQGVPLSKNGNLERWADQGVLLLNSVLTVEEGKAAAHQGRGWERFTDRIIQLLNEEREGLVFILWGSYAQKKGAFIDRKKHLVLECVHPSPLSSHRGFFGSKPFSKTNAYLQARQLPVIDWNPH encoded by the coding sequence ATGGCAGGTATCGAAGAGGGGAAAGGTGTCGGCGACGCTGGACCGGCGGTGAAACTCGAGGAGTCCTGGCGGAAGCGCTTACAGCCTGAGTTTGAGGCCGATTACATGAAATCGCTGCGCGAGTTTCTACGCGCGGAACTCCAAAAAGGAAAACGCATCTTTCCGCGCGGCGATCAGTACTTCGCGGCGCTGAACCGCACACCGTTCGAAAAAGTGCGCGTCGTGATTCTGGGGCAAGATCCTTATCACGGAGCCGGACAGGCCCACGGTCTTTGCTTCTCGGTGCCCGCGGGCGTGCGTCTGCCGCCTTCACTGCAAAACATCTTCAAAGAACTGAACGACGATCAGGGCGTCCCGCTTTCGAAGAACGGCAACCTGGAACGTTGGGCGGATCAGGGCGTACTTCTGTTGAACAGCGTGCTGACCGTCGAAGAGGGAAAGGCCGCCGCGCACCAAGGCCGCGGTTGGGAACGCTTCACCGACCGGATCATCCAACTTCTGAACGAAGAGCGCGAAGGCCTCGTGTTCATTCTGTGGGGCTCGTACGCGCAGAAGAAGGGCGCGTTCATCGATCGCAAAAAACACCTGGTCTTGGAGTGCGTGCATCCTTCGCCGCTGTCATCCCATCGCGGATTTTTCGGCAGTAAACCTTTTTCGAAGACCAACGCCTATTTGCAAGCACGCCAACTTCCCGTCATTGATTGGAATCCCCATTGA